A genome region from Panicum virgatum strain AP13 chromosome 4K, P.virgatum_v5, whole genome shotgun sequence includes the following:
- the LOC120702188 gene encoding protein STRICTOSIDINE SYNTHASE-LIKE 10-like gives MERRRRTSRLTALLAFSLAVLLLVPSTTAAESAKAIDASRSQRLELPDSLVGPDGPESVAIDAHGGGPYVSVADGRVLRWGGAGAGWATYAYSPSYAENGCAAPSELPPVARESSCGRPLGLLFHRGSGDLYISDAYMGLMRVGPGGGEATVLATEAGGAPLRFTNGVDVDQVTGDVYFTDTDSSETYRRSQHRMVTATGDSTGRIMRYDPRANRVTVLQSGVTYPNGIAISADRTHLIVALTGPCKLMRYWLQGPKAGTSELFADLPGYPDNVRPDGKGGYWVALHREKYEFPFGVNKHLVAIGIGAEGEKLQEMKGPKNVRPTELVETRDDKIYMGSVELTYVGIIST, from the coding sequence atggaacggcggcggcgcacgtcgAGGCTGACGGCTCTGCTCGCGTTCTCGCTCGCCGTCCTGCTGCTCGTCCCCTCTACCACCGCCGCTGAATCAGCGAAGGCCATCGACGCGAGCAGGAGCCAGCGCCTGGAGCTGCCCGACTCGCTGGTCGGCCCCGACGGCCCGGAGAGCGTGGCCATcgacgcgcacggcggcgggccCTACGTCAGCGTCGCGGACGGCCGCGTCCTCCggtggggcggcgccggcgccggctgggCGACGTACGCGTACAGCCCGAGCTACGCCGAGAACGGCTGCGCCGCGCCGTCCGAGCTCCCGCCGGTCGCCAGGGAGAGCTCGTGCGGGCGGCCGCTCGGCCTGCTGTTCCACCGCGGGTCCGGCGACCTCTACATCTCCGACGCCTACATGGGGCTGATGCGCGTGGGCccgggcggcggggaggcgacgGTGCTGGcgacggaggccggcggcgcgccactGCGCTTCACGAACGGGGTGGACGTCGACCAGGTGACCGGCGACGTCTACTTCACCGACACCGACAGCAGCGAGACCTACCGGCGATCGCAGCACCGGATGGTCACCGCGACGGGGGACTCCACGGGGCGCATCATGAGATACGACCCGCGTGCCAACCGGGTCACCGTGCTCCAGTCCGGCGTCACGTACCCTAACGGCATCGCCATCAGCGCCGACAGGACCCATCTCATCGTCGCGCTCACGGGGCCGTGCAAGCTGATGAGGTACTGGCTCCAAGGGCCAAAGGCGGGTACGTCCGAGCTGTTCGCTGACCTACCGGGGTACCCGGACAATGTGAGGCCTGACGGCAAGGGAGGGTACTGGGTGGCGTTGCACCGGGAGAAGTACGAGTTTCCATTTGGGGTAAATAAGCACTTGGTCGCCATTGGGATTGGCGCCGAAGGTGAGAAGTTGCAAGAGATGAAGGGTCCTAAGAACGTACGGCCAACCGAGTTGGTGGAAACAAGAGATGACAAGATATACATGGGATCCGTAGAGTTGACGTATGTTGGCATCATTAGCACTTAG
- the LOC120703849 gene encoding NADP-dependent alkenal double bond reductase P2-like: MEVRNRYVATRRHIEGAPTEADFEVREETARWSPDSGEVLVRNLYLSIDPYQLNRMKRSSASHLAVDGILPGQRIAAYAAGEVVASASPEYAAGDVVAGVLGWEDYTLFRPSPAVLMSKVDAAAVFPLSHHISVLGTSGMTAYGGLFEVCKPASGEKVFVSAASGSVGSLVGQFAKLAGCYVVGCAGTKAKVDLLKDKLGFDDAFNYKEEPDLKSALKRYFPDGIDIYFENVGGEMLEAALANMNTYGRVALSGVISEYTGSRRRAVPDLLEVIYKRITIRGFFAWDFLPKFAEFNAAIGEWVRQGKVQVIEDVSDGLESVPSAFAALFSGQNVGKKLVKLA; encoded by the exons atggaggTGAGGAACAGGTACGTGGCCACCCGGCGCCACATCGAGGGCGCCCCTACGGAGGCCGACTTCGAGGTGAGGGAGGAGACGGCGCGCTGGTCCCCGGACTCCGGCGAGGTGCTCGTCCGGAACCTCTACCTGTCCATCGACCCGTACCAGCTCAACCGCATGAAGCGGAGCAGCGCGTcccacctcgccgtcgacggCATCCTGCCCGGCCAG AGGATCGCGGCGtacgcggccggcgaggtggtggcgTCGGCGAGCCCGGAGTACGCGGCGGGCGACGTGGTGGCGGGCGTGCTCGGATGGGAGGACTACACGCTGTTCCGGCCGTCCCCCGCTGTGCTCATGTCCAAGGTCGACGCCGCCGCTGTCTTCCCGCTGTCCCACCACATCAGCGTGCTGGGCACCAGCGGCATGACGGCCTACGGCGGCCTCTTCGAGGTCTGCAAGCCGGCCAGTGGGGAGAAGGTCTTCGTCTCCGCGGCGTCGGGCTCCGTCGGCAGCCTCGTCGGCCAGTTCGCCAAGCTCGCCGGCTGCTACGTCGTCGGCTGCGCCGGGACCAAAGCCAAG GTCGACCTGCTCAAAGACAAGCTGGGATTCGACGACGCGTTCAACTACAAGGAGGAGCCCGACCTGAAGTCAGCTCTCAAGAG GTACTTCCCCGACGGCATCGACATCTACTTCGAGAACGTCGGCGGCGAGAtgctggaggcggcgctggccaACATGAACACGTACGGGCGGGTGGCCCTCTCCGGCGTCATCTCCGAGTACACGGGCTCCAGGCGGCGCGCGGTGCCGGACCTGCTGGAGGTGATCTACAAGCGCATCACCATCCGGGGCTTCTTCGCCTGGGACTTCCTGCCCAAGTTCGCTGAGTTCAACGCCGCCATCGGCGAGTGGGTCCGGCAGGGCAAGGTGCAGGTGATCGAGGACGTCTCCGACGGGCTCGAGAGCGTCCCCTCCGCGTTCGCCGCGCTCTTCAGCGGGCAGAACGTCGGCAAGAAGCTCGTCAAGCTGGCGTAG
- the LOC120703850 gene encoding heme oxygenase 1, chloroplastic-like has protein sequence MAPAPASLSAPRSLSLLAPAARVSPGRWSGLSVSVAARAVTGVAASAQRRLVAAAAATEMAPAASGEEGGKPFVEEMRAVAMKLHTKDQAREGEKEPDAPPVAKWEPSVEGYLRFLVDSRLVFQTLEDIVDRAAVPWYAEFRNTGLERSEALKKDLEWFKEQGHTIPEPSDPGTTYASLLEELSEKDPQAFICHFYNVYFAHTAGGRMIGKKVSEKILNKKELEFYKWEGNLSQLLQDVRNKLNQVASSWSREEKDHCLEETEKSFAYSGALLRHIFT, from the exons atggcgcccgCACCGGCATCCCTTTCCGCGCCCCGCTCCCTCTCGCTGCTCGCGCCCGCCGCTAGAGTCTCCCCCGGGAGGTGGAGCGGTCTGTCGGTCTCCGTCGCGGCCCGCGCCGTGACCGGGGTGGCGGCGTCCGCGCAGAGGCGgctggtcgcggcggcggcggcgacggagatgGCGCCCGCGGCGAGCGGGGAGGAGGGCGGGAAGCCGTTCGTGGAGGAGATGCGGGCGGTCGCCATGAAGCTGCACACCAAGGACCAGGCGCgggagggggagaaggagccggacgcgccgcccgtcgccaaGTGGGAGCCCTCCGTCGAGGGCTACCTCCGCTTCCTCGTCGACAGCAGGCTCGTCTTCCAGACGCTCGAGGACATCGtcgaccgcgccgccgtcccgtgGT ATGCTGAGTTTCGGAATACCGGGTTGGAGAGATCAGAGGCACTCAAGAAGGATCTGGAGTGGTTCAAGGAACAGGGCCACACAATTCCAGAACCATCAGATCCTGGCACTACATATGCTTCCCTTCTGGAAGAGCTGTCTGAGAAGGACCCCCAGGCATTTATCTGCCATTTCTATAATGTGTACTTTGCACATACTGCAGGAGGCCGAAtgattggaaaaaag GTTTCCGAGAAGATTCTGAACAAGAAGGAGCTGGAGTTCTACAAGTGGGAGGGCAATCTCTCCCAGCTGCTGCAGGACGTCCGCAACAAGCTTAACCAAGTTGCATCG AGCTGGTCTCGGGAGGAGAAGGACCACTGCCTGGAGGAGACGGAGAAGTCCTTCGCCTACTCTGGGGCGCTCCTCCGCCACATATTCACCTGA